AAAACACCGCGTAGGTCGCTGCTCAGGAGCGGCTCAACGCAGCCGGGCATCTTCCGAGCGGCGCCGGCCGCTCACTCTTCTGCCCGGCCGGCACCCGCACCGCCACGTGAGCGAGTGGAGGCTCTCAGGAGGTGGGTTGTTCGAAGGGGTTGTCGAGTCCATCCGTCGTGGCCTGCCGGTAATCGACGGCCTCGGGTTCCGGCTCGGAGCCTTCGATCGGTTCCGGCTCGATGAACCGGACCGGGCTCACGGAATCGTGCCGGCGGGGGAACTGCTTCCGCCGGGCGCCACGTCGGTCGACCCCGTGCGACTGCTCGGAGGACACCGGTCGGCGGGTCTCCGCCGACTCGTCGCGACGTAGCTGCTCACCGGAGAACGGTGATTTCGTTGTGGAGATAAATTTCCTTCCTCCGCCCGGGCCTCGTCAAAAGGCCCGCGGCGTTCCTTCGAGAGCGCCACGGGCGGGAAGGATTCCCGCCCGTGGCGGTGAGCGGAGCCCCGCTCACCGGGCGAACGGTGGCTGCCGGAGCGAGCCGGCAGCCACCGTCACGCGAAACGCGGAATCAGAGTCCGCGCACCATGTCCGCCTGCGGACCCTTGGGACCCTGGGTGACCTCGTAGGTCACCTGCTGGTCCTCGTCCAGGCTGCGGAAGCCGTCGGCGTCGATCGCCGAGTAGTGCACGAAAACGTCAGGACCGCCCTCGTCCGGGGCGATGAAGCCGAAGCCCTTTTCCGAGTTGAACCACTTCACGGTTCCCTGTGCCATGTTCTACCTCCTGTTTCGGAGCCGGAATAACGAACGACCACACCTCGTGGAAGCCCGGGTCGTGGATCTCAGACGGCACCTACTCCAGCTGAACTAAAGACGGAAGCTCGCCCGCATCGGAATCCTGCGAGCATGTTGAAACACGATCTCGGAAACAACGACCACTTCCCACCCTACGCCCCACATCGCCGTTCCGCCGCACCGCCAGGTCGCATATCCCGGGATCGGGTGACTCCGAACGTGACCCACACCCCAAGCCCTCCCCGGCCGCTCGGAGGGAACTCGCAGCTCAGTTACGCTTTGGTCGTAACGCCGACCATCCGTCGCCGTACCGCGGAGGCGGATCCGCACAAGTTCCGGGAGCGACGCCCGTGGCCCGAGTCGTTGTCGACGTCATGCCGAAGCAGGAGATCCTCGACCCGCAGGGTCAGGCGGTGGCCAACGCGCTGCCCCGCCAGGGTTTCGAAGGCATTTCGCAAGTTCGCCAGGGAAAGCGGTTCGAGCTGGAGGTCGCCGACGATGTCGACGACGACACGCTCGCCAGGATCGCCGAGAGTTTCCTCGCCAACCCCGTGATCGAGGACTGGTCCGTGCGCCGGGTGGAATCATGAGCGCGGCGGGGGCCAGGATAGGAGTGATCACCTTCCCCGGCTCGCTGGACGACGGGGACGCCCGTCGTGCGGTGCGCCGGTCCGGGGCCTCCGAGGTGTCGCTGTGGCACGCCGACGCCGACCTGCGGGGCGTGGACGCCGTGATCGTCCCCGGCGGGTTCAGCTACGGCGACTACCTGCGCTGCGGAGCCATCGCCAAGTTCGCACCGGTCATGACCGAGGTCGTGCGCGCGGCCGAGCGGGGAATGCCGGTGCTCGGGGTGTGCAACGGCTTCCAGGTGCTCTGCGAGGCCGGACTGCTTCCGGGGGTGCTGACCCGCAACGAGGGGTTGCACTACGTCTGCCGCGATCAGTGGCTGCGTGCGGAGAACACCACGAGCACCTGGACCACCCGCTACGAGCCCGGCGCCGATCTGCTGATCCCGGTCAAGCACGGTGAGGGCTGCTACGTGGCCGACGAGTCCACGCTCGACGAGATCGAGGGCGAGGGGCGGGTCCTTTTCCGCTATGTGGACGGGAACCCGAACGGCTCGCGGCGCGACATCGCGGGGATCACCGACGCGCGAGGCAGGGTCGCGGGGCTGATGCCCCACCCCGAGCACGCGATCGACCCGCTCACCGGGCCCACCGACGACGGCCTCGGCATGTTCCTGTCCGCTCTCGACACCCTGGTGCCAGCATGACCGAAACCACCCACGAACCCGCCGCACGAGCCGACGGCGGCTCCGAGCACGTGGACAGCACCGAGCACGCCGCGCGGACCCCGGAGGCCGCGCAGCCCTATCGCGAGCTCGGACTGGCCGACGACGAGTACGAGCGCGTCCGCGGGATACTCGGGCGTCGCCCCACCGAGGCCGAACTCGCGATGTACTCGGTCATGTGGAGCGAGCACTGCTCCTACAAGTCCTCCAAGATCCACCTGAAGTACTTCGGCGAGGCCACCACCGAGCGGATGCGGTCCAAGATGATCGCCGGCATCGGGGAGAACGCCGGGGTCGTCGATGTCGGTGACGGCTGGGCGGTCACCTTCAAGGTGGAAAGCCACAACCATCCCTCCTACGTCGAGCCGCACCAGGGCGCGGCGACCGGTGTCGGCGGCATCGTCCGCGACATCATGGCGATGGGGGCGCGTCCGGTCGCGGTGGCCGATCCGTTGCGTTTCGGCCCCGCCGAGGCGAGCGACACCGCCCGGGTGCTCCCCGGAGTGGTCGAGGGAATCGGCGGGTACGGCAACTGCCTGGGACTGCCCAACATCGGCGGTGAGGTCGTCTTCGACGAGTCCTACGCGAGCAATCCGCTGGTCAACGCCATGTGCGTCGGGGTGCTCAAGGCGGACGAGGTGCAGCTGGCCCACGCCAGCGGCGCGGGCAACAAGGTGATCCTGTTCGGCGCGCGCACCGGTCTGGACGGCATCGGCGGGGTTTCCGTGCTCGCTTCGGAGACGTTCAGCGGGGACGAGACCGGCAGCGGACGCAAGAAGCTTCCCAGCGTGCAGGTCGGGGACCCGTTCACCGAGAAGGTGCTCATCGAGTGCTGCCTGGAGCTGTACCGCTCCGGGCTCGTGGTCGGGGTGCAGGACCTCGGAGGGGCCGGGCTTTCCTGTGCCACTTCCGAGCTCGCCTCGGCGGGCGACGGCGGCATGTGGATCGACCTGGACGAGGTGCCGCTGCGCGCGGAGGGGATGAATCCGGCGGAGATCCTGTCCAGCGAATCGCAGGAGCGGATGTGCGCGGTCGTGCGCCCCTCCGACGTGGAAGGCTTCATGGAGGTCTGCCGCAAGTGGGACGTGACCGCGACCGTCATCGGTGAGGTGACCGACGGGGAGAACCTGCAGATCGACTGGCAGGGGCAGCGCGTCGTCGACGTCCCGCCCCGGACGGTGGCCGACGAGGGCCCCGTCTACGAGCGCCCGGTCCAGCGTCCGGCCGAGCAGGACCTGATCACCGCCGACAACCCGGACACGCTCGCCCGTCCCTCCACCGCGGAGGAGTTGCGCGAGACGCTGCTGCGCATGGCGGCCTCCCCCAATCTGTGCTCCCGCGACTGGGTGACCAGCCAGTACGACCACTACGTCCGCGGCAACACCGTGCTGGCGCAGCCCTCGGACGGCGGGGTGCTGCGGATCGACGAGGATAGCGGACGCGGCATCGCCGTGGCGACCGACTGCAACGCCCGCTACACCAGGCTCGACCCCTACAGGGGGGCCCAGCTCGCCCTGGCCGAGGCCTACCGCAACGTGGCGGTGACCGGTTCGAAACCGGTCGCGGTCACGAACTGCCTCAACTTCGGCTCGGCCGAGGATCCCGCCGTGATGTGGCAGTTCCAGCAGGCGGTCCGGGGACTGGCCGACGCATCGGCCGAACTGGGCATTCCGGTGACCGGCGGCAACGTGAGCTTCTACAACCAGACGGGCAGCAGCCCGATCCTGCCGACCCCCGTGGTCGGGGTGCTCGGGGTGATCGACGACGTCACCCGCCGGATTCCCACGGGGATCGGCGCGGCCCCCGGCGAATCGCTGCTGCTGCTCGGTGACACCCGCGAGGAGTTCGGGGGCTCCGAATGGGCCGGTGTGACCCACGGGCACCTCGGTGGCACACCGCCCGCCGTGGACCTGGCACGGGAGAAGCTGCTCGGCGACATCCTGGCTGTCGGTTCGCGGGACGGCCTGATCTCGGCAGCGCACGACCTCTCCGAGGGCGGGTTGGCCCAGGCGTTGGTGGAGATGTCCCTGATCGGCGAGACCGGGGCGCGGATCGTCCTTCCCGAGGAGGCCGATCCCTTCGTGTGGTTGTTCTCCGAATCGGCCGGGCGGGCCGTGGTATCGGTGCCGCGCGGTGAGGAGCTGCGGTTCACCGAGCTCTGCTCCGCCAGGGGGCTGCCGTGCGCGAAGATCGGAGTCGTCGACACCGAGTCCCAGTCGCTGGAGATCCAGGGCGTCGGGGACATCCCGCTGCCCGAACTGCGTCGCACCTGGGAGGGCACCCTGCCCGCCCTGTTCGGGTGACCGGGAATTCCCTTCCGGCGCGGTTGTCGTAGGTGGCTACCCGACGTCGGGTAGCCACCTACACCACGTCGGGCCTTCCTCGCGAGAGCACCACGAGAGAACCCGCGTCGGTGCCGGTGGACAGCGCGGCCGTTTCGGCACTGGAGGCGCCGAAGCGAACCCCGACCCGAGCACCGCTTCCGAACGGACGATCCGCCCGAGGATCACGGCACGCCGACCGTGCGCGCACGGTCGGTCCCGGCGATCACTTGTCGAGCGCCAGCTTCCGCAGCTGTTCGTAGGTGCCGTTGAACAGGTTCTGGTCCAACGGTGAGGACGTGTACTGCCAGAACGTGTGGAACCCCCAGTTGTGGGGTAGTTCCCCGATGGAATCGTTGTACCGCGCGATCCACAGCGGGTTCGTCGAGCCGAATTCGCCGTTGACGCACTCGCTCCACCAGCGAGTGCTCGTGTAGATGGTGGGGTGCCTGCCGGTGAGTTTCCGGTAGGTGTCGCTGAATTCGCGAATCCAGGCGGTCATCTGCCCCCGGTTCTTCCCGTAGCAGGTGGGGCCGTACGGGTTGTACTCGATGTCCAGCGCCCCGGGCAGCGTTTTGCCGTCGGCGGACCACCCTCCGCCGTTGCGGACGAAGTGCCGCGCTTGAACGGCTCCGCTGGAGCGGTCGGGCAGGGCGAAGTGATAAGCACCCCTGATCATGCCCACCTGGTACGAACCGTTGTACTGGTGATTGAAGTCCGGGCTGGTGTAGCCGGTTCCCTCGGTCGCCTTCACATAGGCGAAACGCATTCCCTTGCCCCACCAGTGCCGCCAGTCGACCTTGTTCTGGTGACCACTGACGTCCATGCCGCGCACGGACGAGTTCTTCAACGGGTTCGGCCCCTTTCGGGGGACTGCTTCCTCGTGCTTCCGGATTTGTGAGCCCATCGAGTGATCGTCGAGTTGACGTTCCGCTGACGAGGAGCCCGCAGCGTACGCGGAGGTGCTCAGCAGCAGAACCGCGCTGAAGATCGCTGATAATCCGTAGGTCAACGCGCCGACGCGCCCGGATCTGACTGAACGGTGCATGCGCTTCCCCTTAGAACTTACAACAAAACCTTGCACAAATGGTCGGGTTCCGGCCTGTGACCGGCGCTCTGCTGCATCCGCGGTCCTGCGGTGGCTGCCGTTGTCGGGTGTCGGTTGCGCGGCAGCGTTTCACTGCTTCCGCCAGGTATCGTGTTACCGTTTGACCACAACGAGGCAAAACGGACAACGCTCAATCGACAAAATTCGACCTGTTCGAGTGACATGAACGTCGGTTTCGATCTTGGTCCGCATCTCCTGTCGACCCCTCGGGGGTAGCTACCCTGGAAGACAGCAGGTTCCGCGTTCGACCGAGGGGTGGCATCGGCCGTATGCTCCCCGAGTACCTTGCGCGGGCGACTACGACGAGCGGAGGGCGCCGCAGGCATGACCGGCTGGACAGCGCCTGTATCGAGCGCTCAGGACGTGACGGATGTGGACGGGGCACGCAGGCGGGAGTTCGCCGCGGCCTGGACCCAGGCTCTGGTGGGGACCAGCTACGTTCCGATGACCGGAGCCGAGGTGGAGGAACAGCTGGAGGGCTACACCGCCCGGCTGGCCGACGCGTTGCTCGGCCGACCACAGAACACCGAAGGCGCTCGCGAAGTGGGCTCCGAACTCGTGTCGGCGCACTTCACCGGGGCGGAATCACTGGCGAGGACGGTGGAGTGCGTCGGGGAGCGGATGCTCCCGTTGTTCGGCCTCGCCGAGTCCCCCGAACTACGTTCCCGCGTCTCCGCCGTACAGGCGGCGATAAGCGCGGGCTTCATGCAGGCCGCGCGGAAGCGCACCCTGGACGAGCAGGAGGCGATCCGCCAGGCGGTCCTGGACGCCCGCGACTCGGTCGAGCAGGCCCTGCGGACCAGCGAGGCCAGGTTCCGGGCCATCTTCTCCGAAGCCGCCCTCGGCATCGGCGTGGCCGACCCCGAAGGTCGGATCCTGGAGGCCAACGCCTCGTTGCGCCGCATCCTCGGACGCACCCCCGAGGAAATGAACGGCCTGATGGTCCACGACCTCATGGAACCGGAGGACAGCGACTCCATCTGGCGGACCCACGAGGAGCTCGTCCGCGGTGAGCGGGAGCAGTACCGGGTGGAGAAGCAGTTCAGCCGCCCCGACGGGAGCAAGTCCTGGACGGAGCTGATCGTGTCCCTGGTACGCGGTGAAGACGGCCTGCCGCTGTACCAGGTGGCCCTCATGGAGGACGTCACCGACCGCAAGAGGCTGCAGGACAGACTGCGGCACCAGGCGCTGCACGACCCGCTCACCGGGCTGCCGAACCGCGCGCTGTTCCTCGAACGCATCACCGAGGCGCTGCGCGAGGACTCGTACCAGGACGAGGCCCCCAGGCGCGTGGCGCTGTGCTACCTGGACCTGGACGGCTTCAAGGTCATCAACGACAGTCTCGGCCATCACGTCGGCGACGACCTGCTGGTCACGGTCGCGCAGCGGTTGGCGGCGACCGTGAACGACGCGGACAGGATGGTCGCGCGCATGGGCGGGGACGAGTTCGTGATCCTCATAGAGGGGTCCCAGGGAACCCAGCAGGTCATCGACGTGGCCGACCGGGTCCTCGAAACCCTGAGCCCCACCATCCGGGTGGGCAACCAGGAGCTGTCCGTATCGGCGAGCATCGGCATCCTGGAACGTCCCGTGACGGGACAGACGGCTTCCGAACTGATGCGCGACGCCGACGTCACGCTCTACTGGGCCAAGGCCGAGGGCAAGAACCAGTGGGCACTGTTCGACACCGAGCGCAATGCCAGCGAAGTCGCCCAGTTCAGGCTCTCGGCCACCATGCCCGCTGCTCTGGAACGCAACGAGTTCTACGTGGAGTACCAACCCCTGGTCGGTCTCGGGCAGTACCGGGTGTCGGGCGTGGAGGCACTGGTGCGGTGGTGGCATCCAGAGCTCGGCAGACTGGGCCCCGACCGATTCATCGGACTCGCCGAGGAGACCGGGATGATCGTCTCGCTCGGCCGCTGGGTGCTGCGCGAGGCGTGCAGGCAGGCCAAGGCGTGGCAGGACGAGTTCGGACGGGACGCCCCGTTCATGAGCGTCAACCTGGCCGTCCGGCAGTCCAGGGACCCCAACATCGTCTCCGACGTGGCCGGGATCCTCGAGGAGACCGGGTTGGATCCGTCCATGCTCCAGCTCGAGCTGACGGAAAGCGCGATCATGAGCACCGCGGACGAACCGCTCGAGAAGCTGCGCGCCCTCGCGCGCATGGGGGTCCGCATCGCGATAGACGACTTCGGCACCGGCTATTCCAACCTCGCCTACCTCAAGCACCTTCCGGTCCACGAACTCAAGATCGCCGGCTCCTTCATGGAGGGCCTCGCCGATGGCGGGAACATCGACCCCGTGGACGCCGGGATCGTCGGCACGTTGGTGGACCTCTCGCACACCCTGGGGCTGTCGGTCACCGCGGAAGGCGTGGAGACCCGGGCTCAGGCGGAACGCATGAGCGAGATCGGGTGTGAGACGGGTCAGGGCTGGTTCTTCGCCAAACCCGACGCGCCGGGCACGATCCGGGGGCTGCTGGCCTCACCGGAGGAAAACGCCCGGTGGCTGTAATCGGGGCCGCGAACCCCGCTTCTCCGGCCCCGAACGGGACACGGGGCGGTGCGCTCGGGATGAGTCCCCCGGGGCACCGCGACTTCCGGTCGGCCACGCCGCCCGGCAACGATTCCCGCGCGGTGTCGGGAGCGACATCCGGATCGGATCGCGCGGTGCCCGCCCGTGGGCAACACCCGAGCACCGGAAACCGTTCGCCGGACCACGAGCTCGTTGAAGCTTTCCGTTCCCTCTCGTCGTCGGTGGTTTCGGCGCCGCCGCGCCGAGGAAAAGACCGAGCCGACCGACGACCCGACCGGAAAACATCAGTCAGTTCTCCAACTGCTGCTCGGCGCGGCTGATCACCGAGTGCACCGAGGCGTTACCGTCACTGGTCACCCAGGAGACCCGAACGCTCGGTCTGATCTGCTTGTTCTCCAACCGCATCGGCCGGACCACGGCGCTCCGGGCCCGCTCGGCGATCTCGGCACCCGTCCCGCTGGGATGTTCCACCACGAGGGCGAACTCGTCTCCCCCGTAGCGAGCGACGGTGTGCTCGTCGCTGAGACACTGCCGCAGCCGCCCCGCCAGCACGGTCAACAGTTCGTCACCCTGGGCAAAGCCGTGCTCCACGTTGAACTGCTCGAGCCTGCGGATGTCGACCAGCACCAACGTCGCCAGCGTCCCGCGACAACGCGCCCTGGCCAGTGCCTGGTCCAACCGGTCGAGCAGTAGTACACGCCCGGGAAGACCGGTCAGCGGATCCACCATCCCCCGCGAGTGCGAGACATCGGTGTCCACCGGTTGCAGGAACATCAGCACGCGTTGTTGCGAGTACATCCGGACGGGCTGGTAATCCATCCAGACGTGCCCGCTCGGCACGCCGTGTTCGGTAACGACCACCGGAGTGGACATGCGAGTGCCGGTACGCAGCACCTGGCTGGTCAGATCCGACCAGTCCGGCAGGTGCGCGCCCGCGCTGTCCCGCATGGCCCAACCATCGGGACGTGACCCGGTGAGCAGCTCGGTGCGGTCTAGCCGCAACAGATCCGCGGCGGCGTCGTTGGTGGCCAGCACCTGACCCCGCTCGTCGGTGAGCATGAATCCGGCGGTCAGTCCCATGATGAGTTCATCCCACACTCCGGTGAGCTGGGATGCGCTAGTGGCATAGACAACACTCATTCGGAGCTACCCTCCCCACCAGATGGAGCAGTGAATTTGAGCCTCCCCTTGGGGCGGGACCAAATTCAAGAGTCCGGCTACCACACGTCATGGTGTTTTTTCGCTGGGCTACTTACATAGCGTCAACAAACAGCCGGAAAAAGCACTCCGAATGATCGATTTCTCCCACAGGACAACGGTTCCACAACAAGTGCGTGAACACGGTGGGGAACCCCGCCCCCGGGAGCTGACCTCCTAATCTGGTGTCGTTTTCGACAACAGTCGACACACGAGCGAAACCTACGGGCGGTGGAAAAGTGCGGCCTACAGAGCCTCCCTCTAACAGGGGACCCCTTGCAAGACTGATCCACGAACACCGCAGGATCATCCCCGTGATCGTCCTGTGCGAGTTCTTCGCCTTGGTCATGGTCTCGGCGATCGATCCGCACGGACACATAGACGGTGAGGTGTACCAGCTCGGGGCACGGGCCTGGCTCAACGGGATGCCCATCTACCAGGACCTTCCCCCCACGGAGTCGGGTCTGAGCCTGCCTTTCATCTACCCTCCGTTCGCCGCGATCCTGTTCACCCCGCTGGCGCTGGTGTCCAAGACCAAGGCCGTCGCCGCGATCATGCTCGTCAGTCACCTGGCACTGTTGAGCACGCTCTACGTGGTGCTGCGGGCGGCGCCGTTCAGCGCACACCGCCGCGAACGGACCGTACTGCTGACCGCGGCGGTGCTGCCGCTGGCCACGATCATCGAGCCCGTCCGCGAGACACTGACCTACGCGCAGGTCAACCTGGTGCTGATGGCGCTGGTCGCCGTCGACTCGCTGTGGCGCATCGACGGGCAGCGCAAACTGCCCTACCCGCGCGGCCTGCTGATCGGAATCGCCGCGGGCCTCAAACTGACCCCCGCGGTCTTCCTGCTGCTGCCGCTGCTGCGCCGTGACATCCGCACGATCGTCACCGCCTTGGTGAGCCTGCTCGGCACGGTCGCCCTGGGGTTCCTGCTCGCCTTCGACGACGCGCGCAGGTTCTGGCTCCACGAGGTCCTCAGCAGCAGTGACGTCTCCTTCGGCCCCCAGTTCGAGGGCGACGCGTCCATCTACGCGGGCAACGTATCGCTGCGTTCCCTGCTGGCCAAGCTCGCCGTCCCCGAACCGTGGCAGTCCGGCGGGCTGGCCGTGCTGATCCTGCTCGCAGCCGCGCTGACCCTTTTCGGGATGTTGTCCGCGCTGTACCCCCGGGTGGGGAAGCGGGATCTTCCCACGGCACTCGTCCTCAACGCCGTGTTCGGCCTGCTGATCTCGCCGATCTCGTGGTCGCACCACTGGGTCTGGATTGTCCCGGGGCTGGTGCTGCTGTTCGGCAACGGTTATGCGCGGCGGGACTGGCCACTGCTGATCGCCACGACGCTGGCCACGGAGCTCTACATGATCGGCCCGCACTGGTCGGTCCCGCAGGGCGAGGGCAAGGAGCTCACCTGGAACTTCTTCGAGCACCTGATCGGCAACTCCTACGTCTACCTCGGACTCGGCTTCCTCGTGTACCACGCTTGGCGCGGTTTCGTGGACCGGAACTCCGGCGGGGTCTCGGACATTCCTCCACTGGATTCCGCCGACCCCGCGAGTGCCCGGTAACGCTTTGTCGAGGTGCTCGTTCGCCCCTGGCGAGTCGGTGTCCTTCGAGCGGCACAGCCGCTCGTAACCACCCGAGCAGTCGGCGCCGCCCGGGATTCCGCCGAGCGAGCACCCATGCGAACCGAGCCGACCGGCAACCACGAAAAGAGCCCGGGGAGCAGCGAACTGCTCCCCGGGCCCCGGTGCCCCGCGGCAAGCGGTGACCGACAATCGCCGAAACGGTCACCGCCGCGCGGGGCGGGCACGTACAACCGGTGTGGTCAGGCCCGGATGTACGCGCCCCGCGGCACCGCCGCGGTATCCGGCGCGCCGAACTTCGGCGTGCCGTTGGCATCGAGCGCGGGCAGCGGCATGGTCATGCCCTCGGCGGCTTGGAAGTTCAACGCTTTCCCCAACACGGGAAGTGCCATGCCCCCGTCCTCGTTCCGATTCGCGTCCCTGTCCGCGTTCCGCGTGGTCGCCGTCTCCCGGAACGGGTTGGAGGCCACCTGTTTGCGTTCCGGCATGGCCGCGGCCAACTCGTCGACCTCCAGCATCGTCGCCGGGGACAGCTCGGGGGCGGCGGAGAACCGGATCTCCTCCTCCGAACCGTTCCCGCTCAGCGCGTCGGGCCCGTCGACGCTCAGGGCCCTGGCGACCCTGGAAAGCTCGCCCGTCTCGGGGTTTCCTCCCAGCGTGTTGAGCTCACCGAATCCCGGCAAGGTGGTCTCGGCATCCGGAACCCGGTTGGGCTCGACCGCGGATTCCTCGGGGAGTTCGGAGAACAGCAGGGCCGGATCGACGTCCGCAGGCACCTCCTCCACCCGCTGGTGCGTCTCACCGGGCAGT
This genomic stretch from Actinopolyspora halophila DSM 43834 harbors:
- a CDS encoding cold-shock protein → MAQGTVKWFNSEKGFGFIAPDEGGPDVFVHYSAIDADGFRSLDEDQQVTYEVTQGPKGPQADMVRGL
- a CDS encoding lysozyme → MHRSVRSGRVGALTYGLSAIFSAVLLLSTSAYAAGSSSAERQLDDHSMGSQIRKHEEAVPRKGPNPLKNSSVRGMDVSGHQNKVDWRHWWGKGMRFAYVKATEGTGYTSPDFNHQYNGSYQVGMIRGAYHFALPDRSSGAVQARHFVRNGGGWSADGKTLPGALDIEYNPYGPTCYGKNRGQMTAWIREFSDTYRKLTGRHPTIYTSTRWWSECVNGEFGSTNPLWIARYNDSIGELPHNWGFHTFWQYTSSPLDQNLFNGTYEQLRKLALDK
- the purL gene encoding phosphoribosylformylglycinamidine synthase subunit PurL, whose protein sequence is MTETTHEPAARADGGSEHVDSTEHAARTPEAAQPYRELGLADDEYERVRGILGRRPTEAELAMYSVMWSEHCSYKSSKIHLKYFGEATTERMRSKMIAGIGENAGVVDVGDGWAVTFKVESHNHPSYVEPHQGAATGVGGIVRDIMAMGARPVAVADPLRFGPAEASDTARVLPGVVEGIGGYGNCLGLPNIGGEVVFDESYASNPLVNAMCVGVLKADEVQLAHASGAGNKVILFGARTGLDGIGGVSVLASETFSGDETGSGRKKLPSVQVGDPFTEKVLIECCLELYRSGLVVGVQDLGGAGLSCATSELASAGDGGMWIDLDEVPLRAEGMNPAEILSSESQERMCAVVRPSDVEGFMEVCRKWDVTATVIGEVTDGENLQIDWQGQRVVDVPPRTVADEGPVYERPVQRPAEQDLITADNPDTLARPSTAEELRETLLRMAASPNLCSRDWVTSQYDHYVRGNTVLAQPSDGGVLRIDEDSGRGIAVATDCNARYTRLDPYRGAQLALAEAYRNVAVTGSKPVAVTNCLNFGSAEDPAVMWQFQQAVRGLADASAELGIPVTGGNVSFYNQTGSSPILPTPVVGVLGVIDDVTRRIPTGIGAAPGESLLLLGDTREEFGGSEWAGVTHGHLGGTPPAVDLAREKLLGDILAVGSRDGLISAAHDLSEGGLAQALVEMSLIGETGARIVLPEEADPFVWLFSESAGRAVVSVPRGEELRFTELCSARGLPCAKIGVVDTESQSLEIQGVGDIPLPELRRTWEGTLPALFG
- the purS gene encoding phosphoribosylformylglycinamidine synthase subunit PurS — encoded protein: MARVVVDVMPKQEILDPQGQAVANALPRQGFEGISQVRQGKRFELEVADDVDDDTLARIAESFLANPVIEDWSVRRVES
- a CDS encoding glycosyltransferase family 87 protein — its product is MIVLCEFFALVMVSAIDPHGHIDGEVYQLGARAWLNGMPIYQDLPPTESGLSLPFIYPPFAAILFTPLALVSKTKAVAAIMLVSHLALLSTLYVVLRAAPFSAHRRERTVLLTAAVLPLATIIEPVRETLTYAQVNLVLMALVAVDSLWRIDGQRKLPYPRGLLIGIAAGLKLTPAVFLLLPLLRRDIRTIVTALVSLLGTVALGFLLAFDDARRFWLHEVLSSSDVSFGPQFEGDASIYAGNVSLRSLLAKLAVPEPWQSGGLAVLILLAAALTLFGMLSALYPRVGKRDLPTALVLNAVFGLLISPISWSHHWVWIVPGLVLLFGNGYARRDWPLLIATTLATELYMIGPHWSVPQGEGKELTWNFFEHLIGNSYVYLGLGFLVYHAWRGFVDRNSGGVSDIPPLDSADPASAR
- a CDS encoding putative bifunctional diguanylate cyclase/phosphodiesterase codes for the protein MTGWTAPVSSAQDVTDVDGARRREFAAAWTQALVGTSYVPMTGAEVEEQLEGYTARLADALLGRPQNTEGAREVGSELVSAHFTGAESLARTVECVGERMLPLFGLAESPELRSRVSAVQAAISAGFMQAARKRTLDEQEAIRQAVLDARDSVEQALRTSEARFRAIFSEAALGIGVADPEGRILEANASLRRILGRTPEEMNGLMVHDLMEPEDSDSIWRTHEELVRGEREQYRVEKQFSRPDGSKSWTELIVSLVRGEDGLPLYQVALMEDVTDRKRLQDRLRHQALHDPLTGLPNRALFLERITEALREDSYQDEAPRRVALCYLDLDGFKVINDSLGHHVGDDLLVTVAQRLAATVNDADRMVARMGGDEFVILIEGSQGTQQVIDVADRVLETLSPTIRVGNQELSVSASIGILERPVTGQTASELMRDADVTLYWAKAEGKNQWALFDTERNASEVAQFRLSATMPAALERNEFYVEYQPLVGLGQYRVSGVEALVRWWHPELGRLGPDRFIGLAEETGMIVSLGRWVLREACRQAKAWQDEFGRDAPFMSVNLAVRQSRDPNIVSDVAGILEETGLDPSMLQLELTESAIMSTADEPLEKLRALARMGVRIAIDDFGTGYSNLAYLKHLPVHELKIAGSFMEGLADGGNIDPVDAGIVGTLVDLSHTLGLSVTAEGVETRAQAERMSEIGCETGQGWFFAKPDAPGTIRGLLASPEENARWL
- the purQ gene encoding phosphoribosylformylglycinamidine synthase subunit PurQ; the protein is MSAAGARIGVITFPGSLDDGDARRAVRRSGASEVSLWHADADLRGVDAVIVPGGFSYGDYLRCGAIAKFAPVMTEVVRAAERGMPVLGVCNGFQVLCEAGLLPGVLTRNEGLHYVCRDQWLRAENTTSTWTTRYEPGADLLIPVKHGEGCYVADESTLDEIEGEGRVLFRYVDGNPNGSRRDIAGITDARGRVAGLMPHPEHAIDPLTGPTDDGLGMFLSALDTLVPA
- a CDS encoding GGDEF domain-containing protein, with amino-acid sequence MSVVYATSASQLTGVWDELIMGLTAGFMLTDERGQVLATNDAAADLLRLDRTELLTGSRPDGWAMRDSAGAHLPDWSDLTSQVLRTGTRMSTPVVVTEHGVPSGHVWMDYQPVRMYSQQRVLMFLQPVDTDVSHSRGMVDPLTGLPGRVLLLDRLDQALARARCRGTLATLVLVDIRRLEQFNVEHGFAQGDELLTVLAGRLRQCLSDEHTVARYGGDEFALVVEHPSGTGAEIAERARSAVVRPMRLENKQIRPSVRVSWVTSDGNASVHSVISRAEQQLEN